The following DNA comes from Amycolatopsis albispora.
CCTGGCGCGCTGCGCGTGGTCGCCGTGCGCGCGCACATCGCGGCCGAGCGGCACGCGGCGCTGCTGCTCGCCTTCGACCGCGCGACCACCGGGTTCGGCTGGTCGCGGCCGGGGCGCAGCGCGTTGTCCGGCAACACGCTCTACACCGTGCTGCCCGGCGAACACGGCACCACCGCCCGCGGCTGGGTGACCGGCCTGCGGGACGCGCTGCCCAGCCAGGTCGTGCTGACCGCCGGGATCGGCGGCACCGCGGCCGCCGCCGAACTGCCCGCCAGCCGCCAGGAGGCCGACGAATGCCTGGCGCTGCACGAGACCCGGCCTCCCGGCACCCCGCCACCCGCCTACGACGAGTCGTGGCACGACATCCTGCTCCAGCGGTTGCGAACGGCGTCGCGCGCGGGCCGCACCCCGGCACGCGGGCCGGTCGCCGAACTCCGCCGCCACGACGCGGCCCACGGCACCAGCCACGTGCCGACGCTGCGCGCGTGGCTGGAGGCGCAGGGCGACCTGGCCGCCGCGGGCGAGCGGCTCGGCGTGCACCAGAACACCATTCGTTACCGGCTGCGCAAGATGGCCGAGGTCGCCGCGCTCGACCTGGACGACCCGCGCAAGCGGCTGGCCATGATGATCGAACTGGCTACTGTCGATTCTGAACAAGATGAGCAGTCCGGTTTGTAGGAATCGGACAAGCCGCTCGGTCGTTGTCCGGGTGATCCTGGCCCAGAGGTCTTCGGAGGTGAAGTCATGGGCATGGACGGCGGGCCGCGCTCGGCCGTGGTGGCCGGTGCGGGCATCGTGGGCCTGTCGGCCGCGTGGTTCCTGCAGGAACGCGGGCTGGAGGTCACCGTGGTCGACCGGACCGGCGTGGCCGCGGGCGCGTCCTGGGGCAACGCCGGCTGGATCGCGCCCGGCCTGGCCATCCCGCTCAACGAGCCCTCCGTGCTGCGCTACGGCCTGCGGGCCATGCTGAACCCGGCCGCGCCGCTGCGCATCCCGCTGACCGCCGACCCGGCGCTGTGGTCCTTCCTCGCCCGGTTCGCGCTGAACTGCCGGTGGCCGTCGTGGACCAGGGCGGTCCAGGCCAACCGGCCGCTGAACGACGAGGCCATCGAGGCCTACCAGGTGCTCACCGCGAACGGCGTGGTGGCGCCCGTGGCCGACGCGCCGATCACCGCCGCCTTCGAGACACCCCGGCAGGCGGCCGGCCTGCTGCGCGAACTGCGCCGGATGGCCGACGCCGGGCAGCCCGTCGAGCACGTTGCCCTCGAGGCCGACGCGTTGCGCGAGTACGTTCCGCTCGCCTCCCGCAAGCTCACCGCCGGAGTGCGCATCGACGGCCAGCGGCACCTCGACCCCGGCGGCTTCGTGCACGCGCTGGCCGAGTCCGTGCGGGCCCGCGGCGCCACCTTCCGCACCTTCGAGGTGGCCGACGTCGACGCCCGGGACGGGGAAGTCGTCGTGCACGGACGTGGTGGCGCGGAGGCGAAGGCCGACGTGGCGGTGATGGCCACCGGTGCCTGGCTGTCGCGGCTCGCCGCCCGCTGGGGAGTGCGGGTGCCGGTGCGGGCGGGACGCGGTTACTCGTTCACCGTGCCGGTGGACCGCCCGGTGCCCGGCCCGATCTACCTGCCGGACGCGCGCGTGGCCTGCACGCCGTACCGGGGCGCGTTGCGCGTCGCGGGCACGATGGAGTTCCGCGGGCCGGACGATCCCGCCGCGCCCGCGAGGGTGGCCGCGATCGCCGCCTCCGCCCGGCCGCTGCTGGACGGCGTGCGCTGGGACGAGCGCCGTGACCTGTGGGTCGGCCCGCGCCCGGTCACCCCGGACGGCCGCCCGCTGATCGGCGCGGTGCACGACCGCGTGTACGTCGCCGGTGGGCACGGCATGTGGGGACTGGCGCAGGGCCCGGCCACCGGGCGGCTGCTGGCCGAGCGGATCACCACCGGCAAGCAGCCGGAAGCCTTGCGCGAGTTCGACCCGCTGCGCTGAGCATGGACACCAGGGACACCGAACTGGCGTGGCTCCGTTCGGAGAACGCGCTGCTGCGCGTCGAGCGGGACATGCTCCTGCGCCTCGCCACCGAATTCCAGGCACTCGAAGAGAAAGCAACCATGACCCGAACCGTTTGGCTCACCCCGCACGCCCACGAGCAGCTGCGCGCGGAACTGGCCGCGCTGCGTGCCGCCGGTCCCGGCGACGAGCTGGACGACCCGGCCGGGCTGCGGCACCGGCAGCGCGTGCGTGAACTCGAAGACCTGCTCGCGCGCGCCGTGGTCGGCGAGGACCCGCCGGACGACGGGGTGGCCGAGCCCGGCATGGTGCTCACCGTCCGCTACACCGACG
Coding sequences within:
- a CDS encoding NAD(P)/FAD-dependent oxidoreductase: MGMDGGPRSAVVAGAGIVGLSAAWFLQERGLEVTVVDRTGVAAGASWGNAGWIAPGLAIPLNEPSVLRYGLRAMLNPAAPLRIPLTADPALWSFLARFALNCRWPSWTRAVQANRPLNDEAIEAYQVLTANGVVAPVADAPITAAFETPRQAAGLLRELRRMADAGQPVEHVALEADALREYVPLASRKLTAGVRIDGQRHLDPGGFVHALAESVRARGATFRTFEVADVDARDGEVVVHGRGGAEAKADVAVMATGAWLSRLAARWGVRVPVRAGRGYSFTVPVDRPVPGPIYLPDARVACTPYRGALRVAGTMEFRGPDDPAAPARVAAIAASARPLLDGVRWDERRDLWVGPRPVTPDGRPLIGAVHDRVYVAGGHGMWGLAQGPATGRLLAERITTGKQPEALREFDPLR
- a CDS encoding GreA/GreB family elongation factor, producing the protein MDTRDTELAWLRSENALLRVERDMLLRLATEFQALEEKATMTRTVWLTPHAHEQLRAELAALRAAGPGDELDDPAGLRHRQRVRELEDLLARAVVGEDPPDDGVAEPGMVLTVRYTDGGADDTETFLLGTRAAGREDLEICSPESPLGSALIGARPGEQRTYQAPNGRTFHVTLLTAVPYGHHRAG